A single Candidatus Pacearchaeota archaeon DNA region contains:
- a CDS encoding ParB/RepB/Spo0J family partition protein, which translates to MIGKGIESLIPKKDTSIPEDKIRKDFIFWIEIEKIKPNPYQPRKEFDEEALESLGESIKKYGILQPIIVNKIEKKSDRGITYEYQIVAGERRWRAADKIGLKQVPVIIREQSNREKLEIALIENVQRRNLNPIDKAEAFDRLREEFGLLEKEIARIAGTSREAIANSLRILALPVEVKKALKEGSVSEGHARALLGCKDVKMIKELLEEIITNGYSVRETERRVKERNAGAGPKRSFVKQVPLMVSEFLEKKVRQILNLENIKIEKKKDSIQVVVNFKSEDDVNEWLKKLRG; encoded by the coding sequence ATGATTGGAAAAGGAATTGAATCATTGATACCTAAAAAAGATACTTCTATTCCCGAAGATAAGATTCGTAAGGATTTTATCTTCTGGATTGAGATAGAAAAAATAAAGCCTAATCCTTATCAGCCTCGTAAAGAATTTGATGAGGAAGCTTTAGAGTCTTTGGGAGAATCAATCAAAAAGTATGGAATACTTCAGCCAATTATAGTTAATAAGATAGAAAAAAAGAGCGATAGAGGAATTACATATGAATATCAGATTGTTGCAGGAGAAAGAAGGTGGAGGGCAGCTGATAAAATTGGTTTAAAACAGGTTCCAGTAATTATTCGTGAGCAGTCAAACAGAGAAAAATTAGAAATAGCTTTAATTGAAAACGTACAAAGAAGGAACTTAAATCCAATTGATAAGGCCGAGGCTTTTGACAGACTAAGAGAGGAATTTGGTCTTTTAGAAAAAGAAATTGCTAGAATTGCTGGAACAAGCAGAGAAGCTATTGCTAACAGCTTAAGAATATTAGCCTTACCAGTAGAAGTTAAAAAAGCTTTAAAAGAGGGAAGCGTATCAGAGGGGCACGCTAGGGCATTATTGGGATGTAAAGACGTTAAAATGATTAAAGAGTTATTAGAGGAAATAATAACTAATGGATATTCAGTTAGAGAAACGGAAAGGAGAGTAAAAGAAAGAAATGCTGGAGCTGGTCCTAAAAGAAGCTTTGTTAAGCAAGTTCCTTTAATGGTTAGCGAGTTTTTAGAAAAGAAAGTTAGACAAATATTAAACTTGGAAAATATAAAGATTGAGAAGAAAAAAGATAGTATTCAGGTGGTAGTTAATTTCAAGTCAGAAGATGATGTCAACGAATGGCTTAAGAAATTAAGAGGATAA
- a CDS encoding sugar phosphate nucleotidyltransferase, giving the protein MQAIILAAGKGTRFVPLSESRPKPLFSVFGKSILEYNLDELDGLVSEVIIIVGYKKEMIIEKIGKKYGKMKITYIEDSKIEGTGSSAKLAYSYLKDKFLLLNGDDFYSTEDIKKAINKCPSILVKEHENPSCFGVIDEEEGYAKSIIEKPSQPVSKLVNSALYCLPKTIFDYEIQKSARGEFEFTDYIKKFIHEKKLRICEASFWMPASYPWDIFDVIPYLFEKQKKERKGKIEKGVVLKGEVIIKEGTVVKSGAYIEGPVYIGKDCIIGPNCFIRSGSVIEDGCRIGQGVEIKNSLIGKGTRASHLSYIGDSIIGENCNFGAGTIVANLKHNHETVKTEIKGELIDTKRSKFGTIIGDNVKTGINTIIYPGRKIGANKSTLPGEKIEKDK; this is encoded by the coding sequence ATGCAAGCAATAATTTTAGCAGCCGGGAAAGGAACAAGGTTTGTACCTCTTTCAGAGAGCAGACCAAAGCCACTCTTTTCAGTTTTTGGAAAGAGTATTTTGGAATATAATTTAGATGAATTAGATGGATTGGTTAGTGAGGTTATTATTATCGTTGGATACAAGAAAGAAATGATAATAGAGAAGATTGGAAAGAAATACGGTAAAATGAAAATAACCTATATTGAAGATAGTAAGATTGAAGGAACAGGTTCTTCAGCTAAGTTAGCTTATTCTTACTTAAAAGATAAGTTTTTGCTTTTAAATGGTGATGATTTTTATTCAACAGAAGACATTAAAAAAGCAATTAATAAATGTCCATCTATTTTAGTTAAAGAACATGAGAATCCTTCTTGTTTTGGAGTGATTGATGAAGAAGAAGGATATGCTAAAAGTATTATCGAAAAACCATCTCAGCCAGTTTCTAAATTAGTTAATTCAGCTTTGTATTGTTTGCCCAAAACAATATTTGATTATGAGATTCAAAAATCAGCTCGTGGTGAATTCGAGTTTACAGATTATATTAAAAAGTTTATTCACGAAAAAAAGCTTCGTATTTGTGAGGCTTCTTTTTGGATGCCAGCTTCATATCCTTGGGATATTTTCGACGTAATCCCTTATTTATTTGAGAAGCAAAAGAAAGAAAGGAAAGGAAAAATAGAAAAAGGAGTAGTTTTAAAAGGAGAAGTTATTATTAAGGAAGGAACGGTTGTAAAAAGTGGAGCGTATATTGAAGGACCAGTATATATTGGCAAAGATTGCATTATTGGACCCAACTGTTTTATTCGTTCGGGATCTGTTATTGAAGACGGTTGTAGAATAGGACAAGGAGTCGAAATTAAAAATTCTTTAATCGGAAAAGGAACACGCGCTAGTCATCTATCATATATTGGAGATTCAATAATTGGAGAAAATTGTAACTTTGGAGCTGGAACAATTGTTGCCAATTTAAAACATAACCACGAAACAGTAAAGACAGAAATAAAGGGAGAATTGATTGATACCAAAAGAAGTAAATTTGGAACAATTATAGGTGACAATGTTAAAACAGGAATAAACACAATAATTTATCCCGGTAGAAAAATTGGAGCTAATAAATCAACTTTGCCTGGTGAAAAGATTGAAAAAGACAAGTAG
- a CDS encoding 2-oxoacid:acceptor oxidoreductase subunit alpha produces MKNKKDYSIIIGGAAGQGSRKAGLIIAKLFNNLGYNVFISEDYQSLIKGGHNFSVVRISEGQHFSNREKADFLLALDANTINRHEKSLEKNGCIIFNKDKIKKEKGVGIASDTITKELGGLPIMSNTALIAGFSKAMGIEWKVLEDALKKELGKGIEKNLEIAKKAYEETKTVLNIEKLKANPDPLLTGNEAIALGAVKAGLDIYYAYPMTPATSILHYLAEHEKDFNIITAQLENEIAVINSAVGSAFAGKRSMVGTSGGGFALMTEGISLAAMAETPVLIISSQRSGPATGVPTYGSQADLLFTLNSGHGDFVRFIAAPGDANESCYWSGKLLNLAWKYQTPAILLVDKELSESTFEFDEKILKEIKKEKPVLWSGKGEYKRYTDLKSGISPMAFPGDKAIVKGTSYEHDEKGLSVEDSETIMLMQEKRLRKFEEMRAEVDLLEAVKVYGNKKSKKAIVAWGSTKGVSLEIAEKLGLKFIQPLVLQPFPKKQFEKALKGVSKLILVECSASGQMEKLFNCNGVKVDKKILKYDMRPFTVEELERKLKNI; encoded by the coding sequence ATGAAAAATAAAAAAGACTACTCAATCATCATCGGAGGGGCCGCCGGACAAGGCTCAAGAAAGGCAGGATTAATAATCGCTAAGCTTTTTAATAATCTTGGCTACAATGTTTTTATCTCTGAAGATTATCAATCTTTAATTAAAGGAGGACATAACTTTTCGGTAGTAAGAATTTCTGAAGGTCAGCATTTTTCTAATCGTGAAAAGGCCGACTTTTTGTTAGCCTTAGATGCAAACACAATTAATAGGCATGAAAAATCACTAGAAAAGAATGGTTGTATTATTTTCAATAAAGACAAAATTAAAAAAGAAAAAGGAGTAGGAATAGCTTCTGATACTATCACTAAAGAATTAGGAGGTCTTCCTATTATGAGTAACACGGCTTTAATTGCTGGATTCAGCAAGGCGATGGGAATAGAATGGAAAGTATTAGAGGATGCTTTAAAAAAGGAATTAGGAAAAGGAATTGAAAAAAATCTAGAGATAGCTAAAAAAGCCTATGAAGAAACAAAAACAGTTTTAAATATTGAAAAATTGAAAGCTAATCCCGATCCTCTTTTAACTGGAAACGAAGCAATTGCTTTGGGAGCAGTTAAGGCGGGACTAGATATTTATTATGCTTATCCCATGACTCCAGCTACTAGTATTCTTCATTATTTAGCTGAACACGAAAAAGATTTTAATATTATTACTGCTCAATTAGAAAATGAAATAGCAGTAATTAATTCAGCTGTTGGTTCAGCTTTTGCTGGAAAACGATCAATGGTTGGAACATCAGGAGGAGGATTTGCCTTAATGACCGAGGGGATAAGTTTGGCAGCTATGGCAGAAACTCCAGTTCTGATTATTAGTAGTCAAAGATCAGGTCCAGCGACAGGAGTTCCAACATATGGTAGCCAAGCTGACTTGCTTTTTACTCTTAATTCAGGACACGGAGATTTCGTTAGATTCATTGCTGCTCCTGGAGATGCTAATGAATCTTGTTATTGGTCTGGTAAATTATTGAATTTAGCTTGGAAATATCAAACTCCAGCTATTTTGTTAGTTGATAAAGAGTTATCAGAAAGTACCTTTGAATTCGATGAGAAGATTTTAAAAGAAATCAAAAAAGAGAAGCCTGTTTTGTGGAGTGGAAAAGGAGAATACAAAAGATATACTGATTTGAAGAGCGGAATTTCTCCAATGGCTTTTCCAGGAGATAAAGCGATAGTTAAGGGAACTAGCTATGAACACGATGAAAAGGGATTATCAGTTGAAGATAGCGAGACCATTATGTTGATGCAGGAAAAAAGATTAAGAAAGTTTGAAGAGATGAGAGCAGAAGTTGATTTATTAGAAGCTGTTAAAGTTTACGGAAATAAAAAATCTAAAAAAGCAATTGTTGCTTGGGGTTCAACCAAGGGCGTGTCATTAGAGATTGCTGAAAAATTAGGATTGAAATTTATTCAACCTCTTGTTCTCCAGCCATTCCCAAAGAAACAATTTGAAAAAGCACTTAAAGGCGTTAGCAAATTAATATTAGTCGAATGTAGTGCTTCAGGACAAATGGAAAAACTTTTTAATTGTAATGGAGTTAAAGTTGATAAAAAAATCCTCAAGTATGACATGAGGCCTTTTACTGTAGAAGAATTAGAAAGGAAATTAAAGAATATTTAA
- the leuS gene encoding leucine--tRNA ligase: protein MEYNYKEIEKKWQDYWEKNNSYLTKEDSKNPKFYVLDMFPYPSGEGLHVGHPKGYIATDIIARVKRAQGFNVLHPMGWDAFGLPAENYAIKTGIHPEIITEKNISNIKRQMKMIGLSYDWSREINTTSPEYYKWTQWIFLKLYENGLAYKKLLPINWCPSCKTGLANEEVVDGKCERCGTETTKKDIEQWVLKITNYADKLLEGLDDIDWPEKIKEMQKNWIGRSEGWEIKFLIDNTKEISVFTTRVDTLFGCTYLVLAPEHPLINELQIENKKEVLEYINKAKNKSERERISEVKDKTGVELKGIKAINPINGKEIRVFIADYVLFHYGTGAVMAVPAHDERDFDFANKYGLEIIEVIKGKNKEQEKAFVEDGILFNSSNFDNLTSEEGRAKIGEYLASQGKAEKKVNYKLRDWVFSRQRYWGEPIPIIHCSKCGMVAVPENELPLKLPYIERYQPTGTGESPLAAISDWVNVKCPKCGGDAKRETNTMPQWAGSCWYYLRYLDNKNNEEIFDKEIEKKWMPVDLYVGGAEHAVLHLLYSRFWHKFLYDIKVVSTKEPFKKLRNIGLILAFDGQKMSKSKGNIVSPDVIVDEFGADTLRAYEMFMGPFDQAIQWNEQGVKGVNRFLNKAWDIIISCKDNKTSSAEIIAMVHKLNKKVSDDLLKMKFNTPIAFFMEFFNYISEKKDEFGKDEIERILKLLSPFVPHFCEELWSILGNKNSILLEKWPEEDLSLIKEEKVIMIVQVNGKMREKIEVEVDTQKEEVEKIVLSNEKLKKWLEGKEIKEIFFVENKLINICVV from the coding sequence ATGGAATATAATTACAAAGAAATTGAAAAAAAATGGCAGGATTATTGGGAAAAGAATAATTCTTATCTAACTAAAGAGGATTCAAAAAATCCTAAATTTTATGTTTTAGACATGTTTCCTTATCCTTCAGGAGAAGGTCTTCATGTTGGTCACCCTAAGGGATATATTGCCACTGATATTATTGCCAGAGTAAAAAGAGCTCAAGGTTTTAATGTTCTCCATCCAATGGGCTGGGATGCTTTTGGTTTACCAGCAGAAAACTATGCGATAAAAACAGGAATTCATCCAGAGATTATTACTGAAAAAAATATCAGTAATATTAAGCGACAAATGAAAATGATTGGATTGAGCTATGATTGGTCTCGAGAAATTAATACTACTAGTCCAGAATATTACAAATGGACTCAATGGATATTTCTAAAACTATATGAGAATGGATTAGCTTATAAAAAATTACTTCCTATTAATTGGTGTCCATCTTGTAAAACTGGATTAGCCAATGAAGAAGTTGTTGATGGAAAATGTGAAAGATGTGGAACTGAGACTACTAAGAAGGATATCGAACAGTGGGTTTTAAAAATAACTAATTATGCTGATAAATTATTAGAAGGATTGGATGATATCGATTGGCCGGAGAAGATAAAGGAAATGCAGAAGAACTGGATTGGTAGAAGTGAAGGTTGGGAAATTAAATTTTTAATTGATAATACTAAAGAAATTTCAGTTTTTACAACCAGAGTAGATACTTTATTTGGTTGTACTTATTTAGTTTTAGCTCCTGAACATCCACTAATTAATGAACTTCAAATTGAGAATAAAAAAGAAGTTTTAGAATATATTAATAAGGCTAAGAATAAGAGCGAGAGAGAAAGAATAAGTGAGGTCAAGGATAAAACGGGAGTTGAATTAAAAGGAATTAAAGCTATTAATCCGATTAATGGAAAAGAAATCAGAGTATTTATTGCTGATTACGTTTTATTTCATTATGGAACAGGAGCAGTTATGGCTGTCCCAGCTCATGATGAAAGAGATTTTGATTTTGCTAATAAATACGGACTAGAAATAATAGAAGTTATTAAAGGAAAGAACAAGGAACAAGAGAAGGCTTTTGTTGAAGATGGGATATTATTTAATTCTTCTAATTTTGACAATTTAACTTCAGAAGAAGGAAGGGCGAAAATAGGAGAATATTTAGCGAGTCAAGGAAAAGCAGAAAAGAAGGTGAATTATAAATTAAGAGATTGGGTTTTTTCAAGACAAAGATATTGGGGAGAACCGATTCCGATTATTCACTGTTCTAAATGCGGGATGGTTGCGGTTCCTGAAAACGAGTTGCCATTAAAACTTCCTTACATTGAAAGATATCAACCAACTGGAACAGGGGAATCTCCTTTAGCGGCAATATCTGATTGGGTAAACGTTAAATGTCCTAAATGCGGAGGTGATGCAAAAAGAGAAACTAATACTATGCCGCAATGGGCTGGTTCTTGTTGGTATTATTTAAGATATTTAGATAATAAGAATAACGAAGAAATTTTTGATAAAGAAATAGAGAAGAAATGGATGCCAGTTGATTTATATGTTGGAGGAGCGGAACACGCTGTTTTACATTTATTATACTCACGTTTTTGGCATAAGTTTTTATACGACATTAAAGTTGTTTCAACTAAAGAACCATTTAAAAAATTAAGAAATATTGGATTGATTCTTGCTTTTGATGGGCAGAAGATGAGTAAATCAAAAGGAAATATTGTTTCTCCTGATGTTATCGTTGATGAGTTTGGAGCAGATACATTAAGGGCTTATGAAATGTTTATGGGTCCATTTGATCAGGCGATACAATGGAATGAGCAAGGAGTTAAGGGAGTTAATAGATTTTTGAATAAGGCCTGGGATATTATTATTTCATGCAAAGATAATAAAACCAGCTCTGCTGAAATTATTGCTATGGTTCATAAGCTAAACAAGAAAGTTAGCGATGATTTGTTAAAAATGAAGTTTAATACTCCAATTGCTTTTTTTATGGAATTCTTTAATTATATTTCTGAGAAGAAAGATGAATTCGGTAAAGATGAAATTGAAAGAATTTTAAAATTATTATCTCCTTTTGTTCCACATTTTTGCGAAGAATTATGGAGCATTTTAGGAAATAAAAATAGTATTCTTTTGGAAAAATGGCCAGAAGAAGACTTAAGCTTGATTAAGGAAGAAAAGGTAATTATGATTGTTCAGGTTAATGGAAAAATGAGAGAAAAAATTGAAGTAGAAGTTGATACCCAAAAAGAGGAAGTAGAGAAAATTGTTTTAAGTAATGAGAAACTTAAAAAGTGGCTTGAAGGAAAAGAAATCAAGGAGATCTTTTTTGTAGAAAATAAATTGATAAATATATGTGTGGTATAA
- a CDS encoding thiamine pyrophosphate-dependent enzyme has product MEKLETNSINTWCPGCGNFGILQAVKLAINDLILKGTPKENIVIVSDIGCNSKIVDYLNLNSFYSLHGRSIATAMGIKLANPELKIIVFLGDGAALDEGISHLIHAAKRNSDINVVMHNNRLFALTTGQFTAVSPKGLKGKSTPFGSIEEPLNPLELMLAANSSFIARGYSAKIEHLKNLIIEAVNHKGFSFIEVMQPCTSFFNNIQFYNEKVYEAVNEELDSRTKALTLIKEWNYNGEGKIPLGILFKKDRACFEEEATKHLVKDKKPEIEKCLQTHL; this is encoded by the coding sequence ATGGAAAAACTAGAAACAAATTCTATAAATACATGGTGTCCTGGTTGTGGAAATTTTGGAATTCTTCAGGCGGTTAAATTGGCGATTAATGATTTGATTTTAAAAGGAACTCCTAAAGAAAACATTGTTATCGTTTCTGACATTGGATGCAATTCAAAAATAGTAGATTACTTAAATTTGAATAGTTTTTATTCTCTTCATGGCAGATCTATTGCAACTGCCATGGGAATTAAATTAGCTAATCCAGAATTAAAGATAATAGTATTTTTGGGAGATGGAGCGGCATTGGATGAAGGAATTTCTCATTTAATCCACGCTGCTAAGAGAAATTCAGATATTAATGTTGTTATGCACAATAATAGGTTATTTGCATTAACCACTGGGCAATTTACAGCTGTTTCTCCTAAAGGATTAAAAGGAAAATCTACTCCTTTTGGATCAATTGAAGAGCCTCTTAACCCATTAGAATTAATGCTGGCTGCCAATTCTTCTTTTATTGCTAGAGGGTATTCAGCAAAGATAGAACATTTGAAGAATTTAATTATCGAAGCAGTAAATCATAAAGGATTTTCTTTTATTGAAGTTATGCAGCCGTGCACTAGTTTCTTCAACAATATTCAATTCTATAACGAGAAGGTTTACGAGGCAGTTAATGAAGAATTAGACTCAAGAACAAAAGCTTTAACTTTAATTAAAGAATGGAACTATAATGGAGAAGGGAAAATACCATTAGGAATTTTGTTTAAAAAAGATAGAGCTTGTTTTGAAGAAGAAGCGACTAAGCATCTCGTAAAAGATAAAAAACCAGAGATAGAAAAATGTTTACAAACCCATTTGTAA
- a CDS encoding AAA family ATPase, producing the protein MTRVIAIANQKGGVGKTAIAVNLPVFLTAFGKKVLLVDIDPQANATFSMGIKPRDLNISLYEALLGQVSPRDIIKKTPFLAFDIMPTSHNLAGANIELVNMENREFKLKEVLDTIKDQYDFVLIDCPPSLGLLTLNALIAADEVLIPVQCEYLAMEGLGQLLQNIKLINDNLEMNIKVLGSVMTMYNRKNRVCAAISKDLRRSFPGYVFDTVIPRTVSLSESPITGKTILRHSPNSRAVHAFRELAREIISKN; encoded by the coding sequence ATGACTCGAGTAATCGCTATTGCTAATCAAAAGGGTGGAGTCGGGAAAACAGCAATTGCTGTTAATTTACCCGTGTTTTTAACTGCCTTTGGAAAGAAGGTTCTTCTTGTTGATATTGATCCCCAAGCTAATGCTACTTTTTCGATGGGAATAAAACCTAGAGATTTGAATATATCTTTATATGAAGCATTATTAGGGCAAGTTTCTCCGAGAGATATCATCAAGAAGACTCCTTTTTTGGCTTTTGATATTATGCCAACTTCACATAATTTAGCTGGAGCTAATATAGAATTGGTTAACATGGAAAATAGAGAGTTCAAATTAAAAGAAGTATTAGATACAATTAAAGACCAATACGATTTCGTTTTAATAGATTGTCCTCCTAGTTTAGGATTGTTAACTTTAAATGCTTTGATTGCTGCCGATGAAGTTTTAATTCCAGTTCAATGTGAATATCTAGCAATGGAAGGATTAGGGCAATTATTACAGAACATTAAATTGATTAATGATAATTTAGAAATGAATATTAAAGTATTAGGTTCAGTAATGACAATGTACAATAGGAAGAATAGAGTTTGCGCGGCAATTTCAAAAGATCTAAGAAGAAGCTTTCCTGGTTATGTGTTTGATACTGTTATTCCTCGAACAGTTTCTTTGTCTGAATCTCCTATAACCGGTAAAACAATTTTAAGGCACTCTCCTAATTCTCGTGCTGTCCATGCTTTTAGAGAACTAGCACGTGAAATAATATCAAAAAATTAA
- the glmS gene encoding glutamine--fructose-6-phosphate transaminase (isomerizing), translating into MCGIIGYIGTKEASPILLSGLKRMEYRGYDSYGFCFLNNNKASLFKRVGKIDNTEKEFLEKDFSGQIGIGHSRWATTGLVTEENAHPHCDCKKEIFVVHNGIVENYKELKAKLINEGHVFKSETDTEIIAHLIEKYYVDNLEEAVGKALRDIRGTYGLAVISTKDPDKIVAARMSSPLIIGVGVDELLVASDPSAIITRTRQIINLDDGEMAILKKDGFCILKEEKEAQKNIETIDWDIEQAEKGGYKHFMLKEIMEEPNVIEDAMRGRLLEDEGSVKLGGLESVQDQLRKIDNITLIGCGTAHYAAKIGEYMLEEYANIPTSTDIGSEFRYRKPIVNKSTAAIFVSQSGETADTLAALREMKAKGVLTLGITNVVGSSQSRETDAGVYTRSGPEIAVASTKAFLGQLTILSLITIYLGRQRDMSIVTGKRIISELMKIPELAREILKQKNEIKKIAEKYKHCRDFWFIGRKYNYPIALEGALKLKEISYVHAEGLAGGELKHGPLALIDENCPTIAICPTDSVYEKMISNIEEIKARKGKIIAIATIGNKEIEKIADDVIYIPKTLEMLTPILSVIPLHLFAYYFADSLGRDIDKPKNLAKSVTVE; encoded by the coding sequence ATGTGTGGTATAATTGGATACATTGGAACAAAAGAAGCATCTCCGATTCTCTTGTCTGGATTAAAGAGAATGGAATACAGAGGTTATGACAGCTATGGTTTTTGTTTTTTAAATAACAACAAAGCGTCTCTTTTTAAAAGAGTTGGTAAAATAGATAATACCGAAAAAGAATTTTTAGAAAAAGACTTTAGCGGACAGATTGGAATAGGGCACAGTCGTTGGGCAACTACTGGGTTAGTAACTGAAGAAAATGCTCATCCTCATTGTGATTGCAAAAAAGAAATTTTTGTAGTTCATAACGGAATCGTTGAAAATTATAAAGAATTAAAAGCTAAACTAATCAATGAGGGGCATGTTTTTAAATCAGAAACTGATACCGAAATAATCGCCCATTTAATAGAGAAATATTATGTTGATAATTTAGAAGAAGCAGTAGGAAAAGCTTTAAGGGACATAAGAGGAACATATGGCTTAGCTGTTATTTCAACAAAAGATCCAGACAAGATTGTAGCTGCAAGAATGTCCTCTCCTTTAATTATCGGAGTTGGAGTTGATGAATTATTAGTTGCTTCTGACCCTTCAGCAATAATTACTAGAACTAGACAGATTATTAATTTAGATGACGGAGAAATGGCAATCTTAAAGAAAGATGGATTTTGTATTTTAAAAGAAGAAAAAGAAGCTCAGAAAAATATTGAAACAATTGATTGGGACATTGAACAAGCAGAAAAGGGTGGTTACAAGCATTTTATGTTAAAAGAGATAATGGAAGAGCCGAACGTAATTGAAGATGCGATGCGAGGAAGATTATTAGAAGATGAAGGCTCGGTTAAATTAGGAGGATTAGAATCAGTTCAAGATCAACTAAGAAAAATAGACAACATTACTTTGATTGGATGCGGTACTGCACATTATGCTGCTAAGATTGGAGAATACATGCTTGAAGAATATGCAAATATTCCAACCTCAACTGATATTGGTTCTGAATTCAGATATAGGAAACCAATTGTAAATAAATCTACAGCTGCTATTTTTGTTTCCCAGTCTGGAGAAACTGCTGATACCTTGGCAGCTTTGCGAGAAATGAAAGCTAAGGGGGTTTTAACTTTAGGAATAACCAATGTTGTTGGTTCTTCTCAATCAAGAGAAACTGATGCGGGAGTATATACTCGTTCTGGTCCAGAAATTGCAGTTGCTTCTACTAAAGCTTTTCTTGGTCAATTAACAATTTTATCCCTAATTACAATATATTTAGGAAGACAGAGAGATATGTCAATTGTGACAGGAAAAAGAATTATTTCTGAATTGATGAAAATTCCTGAACTAGCTAGAGAAATTTTAAAACAGAAAAATGAGATTAAGAAAATTGCTGAAAAATACAAACACTGTAGAGATTTTTGGTTTATTGGAAGAAAGTATAATTATCCAATTGCCCTAGAAGGAGCTCTTAAATTAAAGGAGATTTCATATGTCCATGCTGAGGGATTAGCTGGTGGAGAATTAAAGCACGGTCCATTGGCTTTGATTGACGAGAATTGTCCAACAATCGCTATTTGTCCAACTGATTCAGTTTATGAAAAGATGATTTCGAACATCGAAGAAATTAAAGCCAGGAAAGGAAAAATTATTGCTATTGCAACTATTGGAAACAAAGAAATCGAAAAGATTGCCGATGATGTTATTTATATCCCTAAAACATTAGAAATGTTAACGCCAATACTTTCAGTCATTCCTCTTCACTTGTTCGCTTACTATTTTGCTGATTCATTAGGTAGAGATATTGATAAGCCAAAAAACTTAGCTAAGAGTGTTACCGTTGAATAA
- the yvcK gene encoding uridine diphosphate-N-acetylglucosamine-binding protein YvcK — protein sequence MFTNPFVKKNIVCIGGGNAMPKVVLSGLKNKKVNLTVVSAVLDSGGSSGRLRKDYDVISPGDIRRAFLELCNLSEEDKLLLDYRFENGDLHEHNLWNIAFVAMALEKGGYRSLFEKMNSMLIQNHKILPSTTHKADLVAVLENDEEIIGESNIDVPKHDPKLKIKKLFLRPITKACPQTVKRIKRADMVVIGPGDIYSSLMQVLLVDGTSETIKMSRAKKVYICNLMTKNGESNGFTVNDFVWEVENCLKCELDYVIFNTNMPNKERIDEYLKTHPQFLEMVKFDNLSKSDKYIGLDLLPQEGEIIHDSSKIAEVLLKICKQ from the coding sequence ATGTTTACAAACCCATTTGTAAAAAAGAATATTGTTTGTATTGGAGGGGGCAATGCTATGCCTAAGGTCGTTCTCTCTGGATTAAAAAATAAAAAGGTTAACCTAACTGTTGTTTCGGCAGTTTTAGATTCTGGTGGATCTTCGGGAAGACTAAGGAAAGACTATGATGTTATTTCTCCAGGAGATATTAGAAGAGCATTTTTAGAATTATGCAATCTATCAGAAGAAGACAAATTGTTATTAGATTATAGATTTGAAAATGGTGACTTGCATGAACATAATTTATGGAACATTGCTTTCGTTGCCATGGCTTTGGAAAAAGGTGGATACAGGTCTCTTTTCGAAAAAATGAATTCAATGCTTATCCAAAATCACAAAATACTTCCATCAACAACACACAAGGCTGATTTAGTCGCTGTTTTAGAAAATGATGAAGAAATTATTGGAGAATCAAATATTGATGTTCCTAAGCATGACCCTAAATTAAAAATTAAGAAATTGTTTTTAAGACCAATAACTAAGGCTTGTCCGCAAACAGTGAAAAGAATTAAAAGGGCAGACATGGTTGTTATCGGCCCAGGAGATATTTATTCTTCTTTAATGCAGGTTTTATTGGTTGACGGTACCTCAGAAACAATAAAGATGAGCAGAGCAAAGAAAGTATATATTTGCAATTTGATGACCAAGAACGGGGAATCAAACGGTTTCACTGTTAATGATTTTGTTTGGGAAGTAGAAAATTGTTTGAAGTGTGAGCTTGATTATGTTATCTTTAATACAAACATGCCTAATAAAGAGAGAATCGACGAATATTTAAAAACACATCCTCAATTTCTTGAAATGGTTAAATTTGATAATTTATCTAAGAGCGACAAATATATCGGATTAGATTTGCTACCTCAAGAGGGTGAGATTATTCACGATTCAAGTAAGATAGCAGAAGTATTATTAAAGATATGCAAGCAATAA